A segment of the Fibrobacter succinogenes subsp. succinogenes S85 genome:
ACCTGAATCAGTTCGCGGACGATAATCGGGTTCCCGTGCGGGTAAAGTTCCAGCACGTCTTCGCCGGTATAGGAATTCGGACCTTCAAAAAAGATGTAGAGGAGGCTATCGATGACCAATGCTGTTGCGCGGTCTTCGCCGACCATTGTACGGTAATCCCTAGCGGTCGCAAGTTTAGCTTCGCGAGGCTTCAAATTCTTGATTGCCGATTCGCCGAACAAGAGGCGCACCACTTCGCGCACCTTCGAGCCACTCACGCGGATGGCGGCAACGGCACTCACGCCCGCAGGCGTCATCGGAGCAACAATCGTCTGAGAATCCATAATAGCAAAGATAGTAATTGCTAAATTAAAAACATGAGCAACTTCAAACTTATTTCCCGTCCTTTGGGCACTGTGCAGTGCTTTGTTTTGCAGCGTGACGACGGCGCTGAATTTGAAATTTTGAGCGGATACGGCGCTGGACTCAACGCTTGGCGCATCCCCGACAATAACGGCAAGCTCCAAGACCTCCTTTTTGGCTACCGCGAAGGCGACGACATTTTCAAGATGGGCCCCGACACAAACGCGGGTTGCAGACTAACCCCGTTCCCGGGACGCGTGGCATACGCCAAATTCAACTGGAACGGCAACGATTACCAGCTCGTCAACAATGTGAGTTGGGCTCCGCACGCCCTCCACGGCTTTTTGCAGAACAAGGAATGGAACCTCCTGAGTTTCGAAAGCGATAGCGAAAAATGCGTAGCGACATTCGGTATCGACTGGCCGGGTGCATTTACTGGGTTCCCGTTCCCCTTCCGCGCGGTCAACAAGGTTACGTTCACTGGCGAAAGCTACACCGTCGAATCGACCGTCACGAACATCGGCAAGGGCGACCTCCCCTATTCCGAAGGCTGGCACCCCTATTACACACTCGGTGAAAAAATCAACGGACTCCAGATGACTCTCCCGGAATCGAACCTCGCGATTCTCGACAAGGCAGACATCCCGACAGGCGAATTCAAACCGGATACCCGTTTCGTGGGCGGTAGGCTCATCAATGACGAGTTCATCAACGACTGTTTCTGTCTAAACCAAGGCGAAGGCCCCTACGTTCTCAAAAACAATAAAAATTTTGAGAACATTTTAGCCACCGTAGAACTCAAAAGCGATACCAAATCCCTCCAAATTTGGCAAAAGGCCGGCAAAGAACAATATAATGCGATCCAGATTTACACACCGCCTGACCGCATGAGCATCGCTATCGAACCAATGACCGCGGAACCCGATACTTTAAACCATCACCGCGATTTAATCGTCATCAAGCCAAGCGAAAGCCGCACGTTCGTTTTCGGAGCAAAGTTCCAAAAACGCTAAAAAACGGACAAAAAAGGCATCCAAAAATGCCCGTAAACATATTTTTTCCTTTCAAGCAAAAATGCTATTGCATTTTTGCTTTTTTCAATATATTTTGAGAACACGTATCTTAAGGAGAGAACATGGATTTTAAGAAAGTTTTCCTCGCATGTGGCCTTTCAGTCGCCTGCACCGCCTTCGCGGCCCCATATGAAGCCGAAGACGCAACCATCACCAAAGACGCAGCCGTTGCCTCTAGCACCGAAGCTTCCGGCGGTAAATATGTCAAGATGAACGGCGGCGACATCACTTTTTCCAAGGTGACGGTCGAAAAAGCAGGCAAATACACCATCGTTCTCCACTACATGAACAATTACGGTGGATCCAAGATTAACAACGTTGAAGTCGGCGGAGCCTCCTCTGCCGTGACGTTCGATGTGACCGACAAGGGCAAATTTGCCGACGTCGAAACGGTCATGAACCTCGCCGCCGGTGAGAACACTATCGCCATCACCAATAGCTGGGGCTGGATTGACCTCGACTACATCGAAGTCAAGGGTTACGAAGCTAAAGCATTCAACCTCTGCAACGCCCCGGTGACAAAGACCGCCACCCCGTCTGCCATCAAGCTATACAACTTCCTTGTCAACAACTTCGGCAAAAAGACCATTTCCGGCGTGATGACCGGTAACATGGACGCCTACACCAAGGGTGACGCCACCCAGCACGAAGACGTTCAGGCCGTATTCAAGGCCGGCGGCAAGTACCCCGCACTCGTTGGAGTCGACCTGATGAACGCCACCGGCGCAAGCAAAAACAACAGCTGGTTCCAGGAATACACCGAAAAGGCCATCGATATCGCCAAGAGCACATGGAAGAAGGGCGGCATTCCGGCATTCACATGGCACTGGCGTCCGGGTGACGAAGAGAATTTCTACGTGAAAGGCGCAAACGACAACTACACCGAATTCGACTTTACCGAAGCCTTCGTGACCGGTACGACCAACTGGGATACCGTTTCGACCGCTTACAAGGCACTCGTTGCTGACATCGATCTCGTTTCCAAGATTTTCCTTGACCTCCAGAAAGAAGGCGTTGCCGCCATCTTCCGCCCGCTTCATGAATCCGGTGGTAACTGGTTCTGGTGGAGCACCCACACAGGCAAGCAGTTCGCCGCACTCTACCAGTTGCTCTACGAACGCATGGTGTTCACGAATGGCGTCAACAACCTCATTTGGGACTTCAACCCGAAGGATGCCGCTACGATGTCCTGGACCCCGGGCGAGACCTACTATGACGTGTTGAGCGTCGACATTTACAACGCAGCAAACGACCATCAGAGCAACAGCTCCGCATTTATCGACCTCACGAACAAGGCTGGCACCAACAAGATTATCTCCCTCAGCGAAAACGGCCCGATTCCTGACGTTGACAAGATGTACGAAGACGGTGCTACTTGGAGCTGGTGGATGCCGTGGTACGAATCCCCGAGCTGGAACGGTGGCTACGTAAGCCAGACTGCAGCAAGCGTATGGCAGAAGAACCTCGCTGACGAACGCATCATCACCCTCGACAAAATGCCGGGCTGGGACAACTATAGCGAAGCTGCCGCAGCAACAAACGTTTGCCCGACTTCTACACAGAACGCCAAGTTCGGTGCTGACACCGCCAAGGCCAATCCGGAAAATGTTGACCTCGTCATGGGCGTGACCTACAAGGCTATCAACGATAGCGGTGCAAACATCGAATTCAAGAAGGTTCCGAAACTGACCGGTGCAAAGAGCATCGCCGTCACGATCGAAAACAAGGGTTCTGGTGGAGAAATGAACGGCATTTGGATCGGCATGGCATTCGTCCGCGACGGTTCCAAGGACAAGGCTTGGACCTGGGAACAGTCCCCGTCTGATGGTTGCTGGCTCAACGACGGTGCAAAATCCACTTGCGAATTCGCCATCGAAACGTACACCGATGACGCAGGCGTTGAACATCCGATGGACCTCGACAACCTCTTCTCCGTCACCTTCATCTTGGCAGGCGCAAACGGATTCGAAGGCACCGTCCTCTTCGACAACATGGTCACGGACAACGGCATCATCATTAACGGATTCAACAAGAAGACGGAACTCTTCACCGCTGCAGACCAGAGCAAGGGTCACATCGCAAGTATCGAACTCTATAACAAGGACGGTACGCCGGTAACGCCTTCCGCACTTAAGCCGATTGCCGCCGCAAAGAAGGCAGGCTTGAACGTCAAGAACGGCAACCTCTTGCTCACCGCAAACGCATCCGGTTTCGCAAGCATCGACGTGTTCAACATGATCGGCAAGCGCGTCGCGACACTCCACCGCGGAAACCTCAGCGCAGGCAGCCACACGTTCAGCCTCCAGAACCTCAACAAGGGTCAGTACATCATCCGCGTCAAGGGCGCCGGACTCAATGCCACCCAGAAGGTTCTCATCAAGTAGACTATAACACAAAAAGCCAAATACCTAAAGGCGGCCGCACAAGCGGTCGCCTTTCCTTATAATGTGTATTCCGTCACTTTTTGCCCCGAACGACCCAAATAAATCGTTTATTTATCTTACATTTCCGTGAAAATATTGCACTTTCTCACAGTGCGTCTTGACTTCATTTTTCACAAATCTATTTTTCTATAGACGATATTTAGGATGTTTGGGGGTGTGGACATTTTCCACAAGTTTTGTCAACACTCAAAAGTCGGGATTGCCCTATTTCATCGTTAAAAATCTAGTTTCAAGAAAAACAAGGATATTTCATGAATAGCTTCAAGACTTTAATCGCCGCATCACTCCTCGGAACAGCAGCATTTGCAGCACCGGGACTCAAGGTGAGCGGCACAGACCTTCAGTATAACGGCAAGAAGATTTTCTTCTCGGGTACAAACCTCGCCTGGAGCGACTACAACTCTGACGTGGGTGCTTCCCCGCTGGACGAAAATGCATGGCGCAAGGCTGTGGAAGGCACGCGTGCCGCAGGCGGTAAC
Coding sequences within it:
- a CDS encoding glycosyl hydrolase encodes the protein MDFKKVFLACGLSVACTAFAAPYEAEDATITKDAAVASSTEASGGKYVKMNGGDITFSKVTVEKAGKYTIVLHYMNNYGGSKINNVEVGGASSAVTFDVTDKGKFADVETVMNLAAGENTIAITNSWGWIDLDYIEVKGYEAKAFNLCNAPVTKTATPSAIKLYNFLVNNFGKKTISGVMTGNMDAYTKGDATQHEDVQAVFKAGGKYPALVGVDLMNATGASKNNSWFQEYTEKAIDIAKSTWKKGGIPAFTWHWRPGDEENFYVKGANDNYTEFDFTEAFVTGTTNWDTVSTAYKALVADIDLVSKIFLDLQKEGVAAIFRPLHESGGNWFWWSTHTGKQFAALYQLLYERMVFTNGVNNLIWDFNPKDAATMSWTPGETYYDVLSVDIYNAANDHQSNSSAFIDLTNKAGTNKIISLSENGPIPDVDKMYEDGATWSWWMPWYESPSWNGGYVSQTAASVWQKNLADERIITLDKMPGWDNYSEAAAATNVCPTSTQNAKFGADTAKANPENVDLVMGVTYKAINDSGANIEFKKVPKLTGAKSIAVTIENKGSGGEMNGIWIGMAFVRDGSKDKAWTWEQSPSDGCWLNDGAKSTCEFAIETYTDDAGVEHPMDLDNLFSVTFILAGANGFEGTVLFDNMVTDNGIIINGFNKKTELFTAADQSKGHIASIELYNKDGTPVTPSALKPIAAAKKAGLNVKNGNLLLTANASGFASIDVFNMIGKRVATLHRGNLSAGSHTFSLQNLNKGQYIIRVKGAGLNATQKVLIK
- a CDS encoding aldose 1-epimerase, giving the protein MQCFVLQRDDGAEFEILSGYGAGLNAWRIPDNNGKLQDLLFGYREGDDIFKMGPDTNAGCRLTPFPGRVAYAKFNWNGNDYQLVNNVSWAPHALHGFLQNKEWNLLSFESDSEKCVATFGIDWPGAFTGFPFPFRAVNKVTFTGESYTVESTVTNIGKGDLPYSEGWHPYYTLGEKINGLQMTLPESNLAILDKADIPTGEFKPDTRFVGGRLINDEFINDCFCLNQGEGPYVLKNNKNFENILATVELKSDTKSLQIWQKAGKEQYNAIQIYTPPDRMSIAIEPMTAEPDTLNHHRDLIVIKPSESRTFVFGAKFQKR